The Primulina tabacum isolate GXHZ01 chromosome 16, ASM2559414v2, whole genome shotgun sequence genome window below encodes:
- the LOC142528865 gene encoding uncharacterized protein LOC142528865 isoform X2: MGSSNRPDPFGRVLSPTQSFIHALDEKDPNDPTIGFFIIWDGPSLLSSLKIHCRFDTGMHLYINIRYLTLNELKSIQYRASSGTLKMVLSPMILLVNPGPMILFVTLGLRWWWAGLIRILILDVGFLVLTSILNSLIFQQDWIRSFNIFSKSFPR; encoded by the exons ATGGGTAGCAGTAATCGACCAGACCCTTTTGGACGTGTATTAAGTCCAACACAAAGCTTCATTCACGCTTTGGATGAAAAA GATCCAAATGATCCAACTATTGGGTTTTTTATTATATGGGATGGACCTTCTTTGCTGTCTAGCCTGAAAATACATTGCAGGTTTGATACTGGTATGCATCTCTACATAAATATAAGATATTTAACATTAAATGAGCTAAAATCTATCCAATATAGGGCATCCTCGGGTACACTGAAGATGGTGTTATCTCCAATGATTTTATTGGTGAATCCAGGTCCAATGATTTTATTTGTGACTCTAG GCCTGAGATGGTGGTGGGCTGGTCTAATTCGCATCCTAATTTTGGATGTTGGCTTTCTGGTGTTGACATCAATACTCAACAG CCTCATTTTTCAGCAAGACTGGATCaggtcatttaacattttttccAAGTCTTTTCCACGTTGA
- the LOC142528865 gene encoding uncharacterized protein LOC142528865 isoform X8: MGSSNRPDPFGRVLSPTQSFIHALDEKDPNDPTIGFFIIWDGPSLLSSLKIHCRFDTGLRWWWAGLIRILILDVGFLVLTSILNSLIFQQDWIRSFNIFSKSFPR, translated from the exons ATGGGTAGCAGTAATCGACCAGACCCTTTTGGACGTGTATTAAGTCCAACACAAAGCTTCATTCACGCTTTGGATGAAAAA GATCCAAATGATCCAACTATTGGGTTTTTTATTATATGGGATGGACCTTCTTTGCTGTCTAGCCTGAAAATACATTGCAGGTTTGATACTG GCCTGAGATGGTGGTGGGCTGGTCTAATTCGCATCCTAATTTTGGATGTTGGCTTTCTGGTGTTGACATCAATACTCAACAG CCTCATTTTTCAGCAAGACTGGATCaggtcatttaacattttttccAAGTCTTTTCCACGTTGA
- the LOC142528865 gene encoding uncharacterized protein LOC142528865 isoform X4, with protein MGSSNRPDPFGRVLSPTQSFIHALDEKDPNDPTIGFFIIWDGPSLLSSLKIHCRFDTGMHLYINIRYLTLNELKSIQYRASSGTLKMVLSPMILLVNPGPMILFVTLGIMAWLRDLHTFLQLGFIVVLELVSFSLGGYGPVEN; from the exons ATGGGTAGCAGTAATCGACCAGACCCTTTTGGACGTGTATTAAGTCCAACACAAAGCTTCATTCACGCTTTGGATGAAAAA GATCCAAATGATCCAACTATTGGGTTTTTTATTATATGGGATGGACCTTCTTTGCTGTCTAGCCTGAAAATACATTGCAGGTTTGATACTGGTATGCATCTCTACATAAATATAAGATATTTAACATTAAATGAGCTAAAATCTATCCAATATAGGGCATCCTCGGGTACACTGAAGATGGTGTTATCTCCAATGATTTTATTGGTGAATCCAGGTCCAATGATTTTATTTGTGACTCTAG GGATAATGGCCTGGTTGAGAGATCTCCATACTTTTTTGCAGCTTGGTTTCATTGTAGTGTTGGAATTAGTGAGCTTTTCTCTGGGGGGTTATGGCCCAGTTGAGAATTGA
- the LOC142528865 gene encoding uncharacterized protein LOC142528865 isoform X3 yields the protein MGSSNRPDPFGRVLSPTQSFIHALDEKDPNDPTIGFFIIWDGPSLLSSLKIHCRFDTGMHLYINIRYLTLNELKSIQYRASSGTLKMVLSPMILLVNPGPMILFVTLGLRWWWAGLIRILILDVGFLVLTSILNRWCLFFWTHLSNRM from the exons ATGGGTAGCAGTAATCGACCAGACCCTTTTGGACGTGTATTAAGTCCAACACAAAGCTTCATTCACGCTTTGGATGAAAAA GATCCAAATGATCCAACTATTGGGTTTTTTATTATATGGGATGGACCTTCTTTGCTGTCTAGCCTGAAAATACATTGCAGGTTTGATACTGGTATGCATCTCTACATAAATATAAGATATTTAACATTAAATGAGCTAAAATCTATCCAATATAGGGCATCCTCGGGTACACTGAAGATGGTGTTATCTCCAATGATTTTATTGGTGAATCCAGGTCCAATGATTTTATTTGTGACTCTAG GCCTGAGATGGTGGTGGGCTGGTCTAATTCGCATCCTAATTTTGGATGTTGGCTTTCTGGTGTTGACATCAATACTCAACAG
- the LOC142528865 gene encoding uncharacterized protein LOC142528865 isoform X6, with protein sequence MGSSNRPDPFGRVLSPTQSFIHALDEKDPNDPTIGFFIIWDGPSLLSSLKIHCRFDTGMHLYINIRYLTLNELKSIQYRASSGTLKMVLSPMILLVNPGPMILFVTLGLRWWWAGLIRILILDVGFLVLTSILNSGIPI encoded by the exons ATGGGTAGCAGTAATCGACCAGACCCTTTTGGACGTGTATTAAGTCCAACACAAAGCTTCATTCACGCTTTGGATGAAAAA GATCCAAATGATCCAACTATTGGGTTTTTTATTATATGGGATGGACCTTCTTTGCTGTCTAGCCTGAAAATACATTGCAGGTTTGATACTGGTATGCATCTCTACATAAATATAAGATATTTAACATTAAATGAGCTAAAATCTATCCAATATAGGGCATCCTCGGGTACACTGAAGATGGTGTTATCTCCAATGATTTTATTGGTGAATCCAGGTCCAATGATTTTATTTGTGACTCTAG GCCTGAGATGGTGGTGGGCTGGTCTAATTCGCATCCTAATTTTGGATGTTGGCTTTCTGGTGTTGACATCAATACTCAACAG